Genomic segment of Panicum virgatum strain AP13 chromosome 2K, P.virgatum_v5, whole genome shotgun sequence:
TGTGCAAGTGTTGTTGGACCTACACCCATAAACGCTGCCCTTGGTGGGTTGTTGCAGACTGACTTCCAACCTCTGCATTGTATTGCCAACCCAGTGATGACATCTTCTGCTGGGAAACCATATTTCACTCCAATCTCATTCCCCCACTGCGTGTTGTGTTCGTAAGTGCAGGTCGTTAACGACCTGGCTTTCTCTTCAGTCTGATTTATGGACAACTCTCTTTTTCCCTTCATTCCTCTCTCCCAGTCTTCCTTGTAGTCATTGGTGAACCTCCTGCCACACAAGATCTCCCTTCTGTGGAAGCATCCCGTGCCAATATAGAGAGGGCCACCCGCACCATCGAAACCAGGTAGCTCCACCTGTAGATTCAGTAGCAAAGTGCAAGGGGCCATTGCATGTAGGATGCTTGCATATACTGCTATGAGAGAACATTACTGAAGTTACAACTGATACTACTGACCTGACTGAGAACATTGGGTGAGTTGCCATATATGTTATTCTTGGCTATATTGTTATAGTACTGAGGGTGTTGCACGAATGCGATCTTGTGACCCatttcttcatcaaggaagAAGCACAACGCATCTCTGATTGCATCACTGTTGTTGGAATACATATCACAGTCCACATTCAAGATGATAGGGCTGTTGCTTATCACTGATGACACCCTTATCTGCATTTCAATTTGAAAGTTAACATGCATGTCTAAAAGAAATGGGAGCCCAAATTAGGTTGATGAGTTCTCAAACTGGGTGGTGGGGAAGCGCAACCTCTTCTCCCAGCAAACTTGCCTCTAGTAAATTTAAGAAACGGGTATTTTCTCCAATAAGTATGGGTTTTATGACATATTGGTTAAGCTTGTTTAAAAGGTGATGGAGATTAGCGAGTGCACCAAAGCATTCATTGCCCCAGCTTTGAAGTTATGGTGGTATTGAGGCCTCTTCTCTCGCGCCACATAAACCAGTGTAGGTAGTACGTTTCCTTCATTGTCAACTGCGTCTCTGTCTTTCCCATCTATCAGAACCTAGCAAATAATTGATTCAGAACTTGGATCTCAAACATTATGGAGTTCTTGACTCCAAAACTTTGAAAAAAAACACTTAATCCAATGTGGAGGATATGAAAGGTACCTGAACAATTGGTTGGTGATCTTTTGAGTTAATCCCTGCATTCCATTCAGAAAATCCTTTATGATTTGTTCTGATTTCTTCAGGAACATTAGCTGATTGAACAGCGGAATCAATGCGCTCTGTCATTTCTTCATACAGGCCCTGCCCATAACAACATCAGTCAGCTTATTAGGCATCTTTCCACTGGCCACAGATGCTTTGTCTAAAAATGTTGAAATATGCTTGCACACCTTGACGAGTGACCATTCTTCTAGGGTGCTCGGATCACGAGGCTTATCTGACTCTGCAAAATAAGCGGCAGGTGACCTTGGCTCAATGCTGTATCTCTTGCAGAATGGAAGCCAATGCTTTGCGAAGGCGGAAGCCTCCCACAGAGCATAGAAAGTGAGAATCGAGCCCCCATCGTCGGAAAGGTACACGTTCGGTTTCTCAGGTGGGTAATCGTACGTCATGAGCGAGAGGACCGTGGCCATGACGAGGCTTGGTGGCTCCGACTGCAGATCTGCTGTGCAGACGAAGATGTCCACGCAGGGTAGCCGCTCATCTCTATACCTGCTCCAGATTGCACGCGCGGTATTAAAGGCACTCCCTTCATTTTCTAAAATATACCATATCTGTGATAAGCTATATATTTATTTTACTTTTAAACTAATTAGCTTGTCCGTCCTATACACCCTATACACCCATTTATCTTTCTCGAGTACTAATTTTTTTCGAGAAAGGGCCTGATCAAAGTAGTAcatgactatatatatatatatatatatatatatatatatatatatatatatatatatatatatatatatatatgccagcCTAGTAACAGACCTGGCGGCGAGCCTGTCCTtgaaggcgcggcggcggatgggGCACCACCGCATGGACTGCGTGATGACCCAGTAGAAGCCGAACCACAGCTGAGCCGCCAGCATCCCCAGCCACGCCGCCCTGCcctcgccgggcgccgccgggaCGTGCGTCGCCCTGTAGCCGAGCACCAGGCATATCCCCGCCAACACCGTCACGGCGTGGAACCGGTACAGCGACCTGCTGCTGCCCCCGAGCTTCTCCGTGGCGAACAtcctctccatctctctctttcaCTCACTCAGACGGTCGGTCTAGATGGATCGAGTTACTGATGAGGTGACGGCTTATCTGACTCTACGGGAGAGCAGTAGAGCACGCACCGGCGTTCATAACGCTGCGTTTCTGATCTTATTCTATACTTATACGTGGATCGATGCTGACAACGAATTCGACAGGGTGGCCGCCGGCTAGCTATCGACCAATCGGGGCAGAAGCGGTTGTGTCCACGTAAGGATCCGATCGACCAATTCTTGGGAGTCCTCTTCGGGAGCTGAGCAAGGCTAATAATACAGCCACTTGTTGTGCTGTAAGAATTCTTATAGCCCACTTTTCAACCAACTAGTATAATAGTTTAGTCCTTCATCATTAATATGAAGCCCACATATCTCTCACACAAGGTTTCTTAGTTCTTGTGTCCAAGCTGGCTACAAACTTACAGCCTACCTCTCCTCTctcattttctctctcctccacatcaGCATTTAGTCTTCTTATAGTCTACTATAATACTTCTCTAATAGCTAGCGCCAAATTGATGGCAGTCGTCAGAGGTTGCCGTCAGAATCTCGAAGTCTCACTCCTGTCTCGGCAGCTACTAGCTCGCCAACTATGACGCATTCTGGCTTCTTGTTCAGTGATCAGTGTCGCGTTGCGGCGAGGTAGCTAGTGTCTCGAGGAGTGGCCACAATGGGAGAAAGATGATCCTTTCATAAAAAAATTACGATTAAAAAAATACGTGCTCAGGCATGAATGTGGAAAAACTACAgctaaaaaaaagaggaaaaacttCTACCAGGTTCGCCCACTTGATTGATTATAGCATTTTAGCACGCGTAGCAGCCAACACACAGATCGGTTCGATTGGCATGCCTATTATTGCCGTTTAAAAGTAGCCTATGAGAAGCCCCGAGTGGAAAAGCTACCCTGGTCtagtggttttcattgatgatgaCAGGTTTGGTTTGACATTACCGAATATATAgcatgttttattttttaattatatttaacaaCAAATCAGAGGTGATCAAGTGAGCGGTGGCAGAGACCACACCTAAGCAGGGGTGGATGGCGAATCTAGCGGTTGGGCGGAGGGGCTCCAGGCaatggagccccccccccccccacacacacacacacatttttgAGGAGGAAGAATGAGCTCCTTCTAAAATAGAAATTAATTTACTACTACTTAGTTTACTTAACTGATTGAGTAAGTAAATATTATTGTCAAAATTTgattaaaaaaaagataatgTTGTTAGATATTTAAGAACGAAGTTAGAACTTCCCTTATTCAAGTCAAAAGGTTATGAATTTCTAAAATAACATGAAGTTTTGGAGTCTTATACTACAACAGTCCGAGGGTCAATTTAAAAGGaaagaattaaaaatatagaAATGGGAAATAAACATGTACTCCATTGGGCTTATCCACCCATCCAAATCCTAAGGGCAAGTACATTGGTGTCGTCTAATAGGTAGTCTCATGCATGACACGTTATTTTGAGACGACTTATTACACAACTTATACAATAGGTTGTCTTATAGGTTATCTCATGGAACTCTTTAATTCCTTAATTtgtgtaaataaaaaaagaatgtTGTATGGCAACTAAACTCGTACAATGGTGGTTTAATTGTCTCATAGTCCTAAAATTTAGCTTTATGAGGCGGTTGTCTCGCAAAATAATGACCTCTTTCTCTCACCtcgctctctctcctccacatcaTCAAAAATCCTATATGACATTGCATGAAACGAGGTATGTGACTGCTGACGTGTAGCAATGTACCTGCCCTAACCACCACTTATTCGAGTATCAAAAATAGGATATATAGGAAGATATAATGACAAAATATAGGACTGGAAAAACATAGGAATTTGGAATGGAGAAATAGAAAGCATTCTGATTTTCTCCATTGGGCTTATCCACCCATCAAAACCCTAACCACCACTTATCCGGTTGAGGAGTATGCAGACTCTCATAAGCCAAAGTAACAGGAGTAGTGTCAGTGCAAGTAGAATTGAGTACCTTGAATAATAACGTCCTCCTCGTTCGCCAGGCACACGTCCATTATTCGTGTTTATTTCGGGATATGCACAGCCCACAACCTAGCTAGCTATGCATACGATGCGTGGTGAGAGCTCGTGCATTATTGTGGTTGAGCCCGGCGAATCCTGTGCTCACCATCGACTTAGGCCCACGCTAGAACACAAAGAACAGTTCCCGTTTGTAGCTGGTACTACTTTCCAACTTCAAGTAATCTCTATCGCCATAATTAAATCGGATCACCACTTATTTACTTGCACTGTCACACCAGTCACCATCACATCACTGTCCGCCGTGATTGTGTAGACCAGCAGATCAGCAGAGCAGGGACGAAAGCGAGTGAAAATATTATTCTACAATATGGGCACACGGCCACAATAATGCATAAGAAAGGTTACCATTTACAGGAAGTAGATTAAAAAAAACTATTGTCAACTATGCATTCAGGGAGACCTTAAAGCATATGAACTGGCTGTTTCTTCTGAATCATTTCCCCTTGGTACTTTCTTCCACTCTGGTAAAAGCGTCTGCTATTACATCAGTAGCCCAATTCTTGACATCCTCCTACAGGCCAGGGATGCAAAGATGAGTAGTAATACAAACTATGAGAAAGAGATGATCAAAAACATAAAACAGCACACCAGCAGTGATGGAAAATTTCATGCATCTGATTCTATTAATCTACAAATTTCTTActcaagctttttttttttaaagaaactgTCTGGTATCATGTCAATGTTAGGTAGTATACAACTTAACTACATGAGGACCCCATGAAATATCTTGATGCTGGGAAGTATTATGACAGGAAGTAATCGAAAGTAGAAAGTACAGTCTACCATGGATCAACAAAACCATCCATTTACAgcactgagcaaaagtggtttATAAAATAGTACTAGTATAGTGGTATACATCAGAGCTTCAGAATGTTATAATTATAAAAGATTTACCATTGCAAAACTTCATTTCAGAAAATGTTGATAAGAAATATGAAAACTAACCAGTCGCACTGGTTCCCCAGTTCTTATACGAGCATGAGGACGAGCTAATTTTGATTCAAAAGGGGTCCTTGGCCTGACTTCTTGAACCTCTTCCCATTCTTCACGACTCAGCATCCTTACTTTTCCTTGATCAGGGTGGCTATTCTTTATCTTGCGCTCTCTCCTTTCTTGATCTGTAGATTCATGTTCCtgccaaaaaaaaacagcaaataGATTTAGGACATAATTTTAATGCCCCAGCAAACAGTACAAGAACACGATAAAACTTAAATGCTTCTTTGATGGCCATACAAAGTACGCAGTAACCAATAGTTAAAAATCAACCCTAACTTAGAAACAACAGTCTTGAATCTTGATGATTACAACATGGAAAAGATGTGCACATCTTGTCACGAAACATTAGGCAGCAACTAATGAGGAATGCAAAACTATAAAAACTATACAGGAACGTTGACGAATTCATCCATGGGAAAGGGAATAAAATATGAATTGGAATAAAATGTCAAACAGATTCGATATCACAAAGTCATACCATTTATGAAAAAAAGGTCATGCTTGGGATAACACAAATCTTACAGTTCTAGACAGGCACATGAGGACAGAGGCGGATCCATAGGGTATGCCGGTTGGGCCACGGTACACTGTAATTTGGCCCCGCTCAGCCCATTATATATATGTGAAAAAAAAGTATCGCAGTCCGCGCTCGACGTTTCACCTGCCGTAGGCGATGATTCCCTTCCCGATCCCATTCCTTCCACCACAGCGACGCATCATCCTCTAACCAAGGTCAACGCATCCTGCCCTGCGCCAGAGCTCCCCACCGTCGGTAACTCGGTGGGCAATCGGCAGCTAGCCATCCTAGCCTGCCGAACAGGGAGGCTATCGCGGGCCGGTGACTCGTGGCCTGCAACTGTTGACCCACGCGGCAATTCAGCATGCACGTCATTTTCCAAGTTGTAGCCTGCCTCCGCTCGGCTCACTCATGTCGTTCCGGCCTTGCAGGTATGCGTTCTTCTAACATCTGTTGCAATGCGTTCGAAAGATGCTGCTACCTAGCTAGTTATCAACTGCGTGCGATGATCGACAACATATCATCATTTCTGCCAACAAGATATCATCATGTCGTTTCTGTCAGTTTGCGAATCGAAGTGCCAGTCATGTTGCTGCTCAGCTGCAGCAATCTGATTTTATCATGTGAGAATTAAACATCAACAATGCTGATGCTTCATTTATGCATAATAATTTGGACTTAATATGTCTGAATTATTTCTATGGTAATCTATGCAACTTTCACACTTAAATGTTGTGTTGTTTTTATCCTACATACCTaattcttttgcaaaattttatCCTACACACTTAAATATAGATCATTCTGATTGTATATAAAATATATTGAACTGTATATGAAAAAAATGGCACGGCATACCCTTCGATGAAATCCTAGATCCGCCACCGCATGAGGACAACTTTCTATACAGTATGAAGGAAAAGGGAAAACTAGAGAAAAAACCTGCAATTCCTCACCTGGAGACTATTTATTTTCCGTAGTTTAACACAATCATAGTAAAAACAAACAGCTACAATTTTCTCAATTTCCTACAGTAAGATCTCTACACGCCCAAGTCTAATAACCTGAAGATTCTACACTACGTGCCATGGTCATGATGCAAGCTATACTAGCGCATTGTCCAAAAGATTGGCATAGTGTTGCAGTATTCAAGGAAATACACAATACTCGCATACTCGCAATTGCAACAGAAAACAACCCTAACTAGGAGAAACCAGGAAGGCAGGAACAAGGCCTAGAACAGGGAGGGGGTACCATCATGAGGAGCTTGGTGAAGAGGGCCACGGCGACCGCGGTGAGCACCATGGGGAGTGAGGCCGAGTCGAGCCACGCCAGCGACTCCGGCGTCGGCACGAAGAACTCGTCGCGCCCcgggtcgcgccgccgccgcctcaagcGCTCCCGCTCCGCCACGCGCATCCGGAGGAGGTCCCTCGGCGAGGATACCCCGTCCCACGCGACCTGCCGCGCGGCCGCCCCTCCCCGCCGAAGCGCCGACCGcagcatcgccgccgcctccacgcctcGCCGGCGACTCGATGGAAAGGAAATGGACGCCAAATGggccaagtttttttttctttttcgagTGAACCAACTAGGCTGCGCATGAAGCCTtgattgaagaaaaaaaaaacactagcGGCCCTTGGTCATGGGGTGGGTCTCGGCCCGTAGTTCGATTTGTGTTCCTGGGCTTCTTTCTTTAGTTTCCTTCCGATTTTCTTTCcatttacctttttttttgcgaaaaggaCCGTAGATGTATTAAAGATCAAGCACAATACAATCCTTTTTTGCGTACAGGACCCTGAGTAAAAGTAAAATTACAACAAGATCCCAAGCACCACTGTTCATCATCTTCCTTGTGTGATCAACGAGCCGAAACTCCGCAGGCCTCTGAGTGACGCCACTGGAGTTCAACCCACAAAACCTTCCCAAACCAAAACAAGGAGCGGACTCCAACCATTGGAAAGTTGCAAACCATTCGCGATACTTGAACACAGCCGTCGGCTCCTCTACTTTGCCTTCTCCTCCGCCTTCTTCCCCCAAACCCAAGATCCAGAGGTGAGCTTGAAGCACCACGAAGAACCAGCCAACAACCGCGGCAAAGAAGAACATGAACAAGCCCAAGAACTCCAACGCCGTGAACATCGAAGTGAAATCCGCAGTCATCCCCACCGAAGAAGACGACTCGGAGGAGCACAGGATCCGTCCGACCACAAATCGAAGGACCCAACAAAACTCACAGAGCAAATCAAGGAAAGATAACTGACCCAGATCTGCCCGGAGTAGCAAAATCCACTCAACCGCAACACCAACGCCGGCCGACGACAAGGAGACCGAGATCCACTCCGTCGCACCGACAACActgagcagcagcagaaggAACATCATTATTGTCCGACTGAGGGACCCGACGGCCACCCCTGGAACCCTAGCTCCACCGCCGTTGACCGACGGCTAGCAAACCTTAGCCCTAGGTAACCTACTACCTAAGCTATATACATCCGCGCGTTGATTCcacccccctcctccctctccgccgccgaaacggccgacgaagaagaaggagggCGGCGGAATCACCGCCGGAGGCTGAGATCGCCTCGCGGTCGCCCTCTCTTCCGCTCTTTACTGTAGATAGGGAAAAGGTCCATTTACAGTATTTGTAAACTCACTAACTTAAAAGTTTTTTCGTTCTATAAAACGAATGTTGTAAACCTGCCTATAATTCatttaatttttgaaaaaaagagcTACTAAAAAATAGATCCAGGCGTTCATTTTTGACCAACCCTCGAGGCGAGATCAGGAAGTTGTAAACCTACCAAAATTAGGCACTTCCACTGGCGCTAGGCTTCTGCTCTTGGATACACTTTGACGACTAAAATGGTGCCTCGCTTTATTACGGACAAACGAAAGAAAGAGCTTTTCTGAGTGAGATTGAGATCGACAGATCGCCCTTTTAATTTGCCGGCAACCTTTGGTCTCTCCAGTATCCTGCATATCTCCCTTCTCCAGCGGCACCAGCTCATGAGATTTGTGCACCTGAGCTGAGCTGCAACTTTGCCAGTCGCCACACTGCCAGCAGCAGCATGCATATCGACAGCATGTGATGCGTATTGAAATTGGTATTGAGACTAGAGTCTACAAAGCGGCGTCGCCTAAAAAAGTGAATCTGCCCCCGCGTCGCTCTTGCGGCGACTCGGGCGGCGGCACCCGACCACCGCCAGGGGCTTCTCCGACACCCGTCCGTGCTCCTGCCACGTGCTGCTGGCCggcttcctccctctcctcgtcGATGTCCTCCGCATCTCTTCGTCGTGCCGTTGGGAGGCTTGTCCCGCGGCGCCCGGACGGTGGCGCAGGCATCTATGGTGTCTGCGGCGCGGGCGAGGTTTCCCGTGGTGGGAGTCCGGTGGCTTCCTGCACGGCTTCCCATGGTGGGGgcctggcgggcggcggctgcagcgtcGCTCCCCTTGGGGTACCCAGTGGCGCGACGCCTCGCGTTGTCGGCTTGGTCTCTAGTGGTGATTCCTCTTCGACAGTTGCACCTTCGGTTTTAGTGTTGGAAGGGCTAGCTCCGAACTTTGCAACTACTTCTGGTGATGACATCTTGAATTTCGCCTTTGTTTTTCATATAGATCAAGAGACATGAGTCACCTTGGTTTCATTCGCGGATTCTCTTACTCGAAGACGAATTTCATCTGCACTTTGTTCCGGTGGATTATGCACGGGTACCCAGTGGCTACTTTGCAGCATGTTATCTCAGGTTACGAGTTCAGATGGTCTGCCGGACTTGGAGTTCGTGGCCGTTCGAAGTGGGTCAAGTCTAGTCTATATGAAAGCATTGGCCTGGTAAGAAGGGAGAAGCAATACGGTATGACTTTGTTGTGGTGGTACTTGGTACTAATTCACCGGTTCTGGGAAGAAATTCCTAGGTCTGACCTTAATTGGTTGAACCTGGCAGTGACCTTGTTGAAGGCATTGTTTGGATTAAGATGAATTACTCTCTCAGGTGAAAACTTTTGATCTGGTCTTAATTGGTTGGGTCACTGCAATGTCAGCACGTGCGCGTGTCGTTTCCTCGTTGGAGGCGTTGTCTCGGGAGCTAACTTCATAGTCCAAGAGTTGCTTTGGTTTGCGAAGCGGATGGAGATAAAGTCGCTTATGGTAGTTTGCTGTGCCATGATCTTTAGGTCATgacgtttttttttaatttctttctCATAGGCTGTGTGCATCTTAGTTATGCATAGACCGAGATGGATTTTATATAATTGTATCATCTTGATGTAATTATCTAAAATCAATAAAACttctcttttcaaaaaaaaagtgatgCGTAACAGCAGCGCGTGGAGCTGAACTGAGAAAAGGGCGACGTGAAGTGACCCCAACCGGGGTCCGGCGCGAGATCGGGAGAGGGGGGCCCGGGGCAGCGACAGCGGAGACATATCATCGCCGAACACCCGTGTCGCCGGCAGGGTGTCTTGTCCGTCGGTCACCAgtccgcgctgccgccggcgcgtcCGATCGAGCCAGCGGAACGCGCACGGCGTGGCATGGCACCGATCTGATAACCTGATCGCGCCCCGGCTCCTGAAACCGCCTGAATTTGCTCTCCCGTCCTCTGCCTCCCTGGACTGGATACCCTATCCGTGCGACTGCGAGCTGCTCTTTCTCTTCTGGCTGCtggttttttttctccttttgttTCTGCTGCTGATGCGTGTTACGCGTGGAAGATAAACATCCTTATCATCTTAATTATCTTTTGCTAATCGTCTTGTCTTCCTTTACCCCTTTGCGGCTTTACCTGCAGGGTGGCCGGTAAAGGCTGGCGGTTTTGTCCTTGAGCGTCTTTTGCACCTGCACAATCACCATCATCACCTCACTTCGGTCGCCCTAACCCGCTGCCCGTCACCGTCGTCGCTTTCCCGTGCTCTCACTCTGCACTGCACGAGGGTTCACCTTACCGTTTGTACTGTAGCAGTAACTGTTTTttacttttgtatttttaaattttgaatcgaAAACACCGGTTGCCGCTACTGGTAAGTGTTGCCGCCAAGTAGCGGTAACGGTAAAAATCACCGGTAACCGGCGATTTACCGCCGGTAAGGTGAACACTGCTCTGCACACGGCCACCGGCTCAGGCCTTGTTTGGATGTGCTAGATTTCTAGCACGCAcatcccgaaaaaagaatcttacatgcatgaagcactaaatgaagtcaatttgcaaaacctttttagggatgtgtgtaatttttcacgacgaatctaatgacggtaattaatcgataattagttacagtgatgctacagtaaccatcctctaatcgcgcagtcaaagg
This window contains:
- the LOC120682312 gene encoding uncharacterized protein LOC120682312, which translates into the protein MLRSALRRGGAAARQVAWDGVSSPRDLLRMRVAERERLRRRRRDPGRDEFFVPTPESLAWLDSASLPMVLTAVAVALFTKLLMMEHESTDQERRERKIKNSHPDQGKVRMLSREEWEEVQEVRPRTPFESKLARPHARIRTGEPVRLEDVKNWATDVIADAFTRVEESTKGK
- the LOC120682304 gene encoding cellulose synthase-like protein E6; amino-acid sequence: MERMFATEKLGGSSRSLYRFHAVTVLAGICLVLGYRATHVPAAPGEGRAAWLGMLAAQLWFGFYWVITQSMRWCPIRRRAFKDRLAARYRDERLPCVDIFVCTADLQSEPPSLVMATVLSLMTYDYPPEKPNVYLSDDGGSILTFYALWEASAFAKHWLPFCKRYSIEPRSPAAYFAESDKPRDPSTLEEWSLVKGLYEEMTERIDSAVQSANVPEEIRTNHKGFSEWNAGINSKDHQPIVQVLIDGKDRDAVDNEGNVLPTLVYVAREKRPQYHHNFKAGAMNALIRVSSVISNSPIILNVDCDMYSNNSDAIRDALCFFLDEEMGHKIAFVQHPQYYNNIAKNNIYGNSPNVLSQVELPGFDGAGGPLYIGTGCFHRREILCGRRFTNDYKEDWERGMKGKRELSINQTEEKARSLTTCTYEHNTQWGNEIGVKYGFPAEDVITGLAIQCRGWKSVCNNPPRAAFMGVGPTTLAQTILQHKRWSEGSFSIFLSKYCPFIFGNGSISLQHQMAYSVYGLWAPNSLPTLYYVVIPSLGLLKDIPLFPEVTSPWIVPYIYVAAVKNIYSAYEALLHGETLRGWWNGQRMWMIRRITSYLYGTIDTVRKLLGLSKMGFAVSPKVSDEDESKRYEQGIVESEYVIIATVALLNLVCLVGGLCKILTSGENMASSGFFLQVVLCGLLVIINIPVYEAMFIRKDRGSMPFSVTLVSIGFVMLALSVPLF